The following coding sequences are from one Thermostaphylospora chromogena window:
- a CDS encoding MoaD/ThiS family protein, with translation MAQGTIRYWAAAKDAAGRAEEPFEATTLAELTEKMARGRDELAKVIKRSSFLINGAPVGKRAHDSVILDDGATVEVLPPFAGG, from the coding sequence ATGGCGCAAGGGACGATCCGGTACTGGGCCGCCGCCAAGGACGCCGCAGGGCGGGCCGAGGAGCCGTTCGAAGCCACGACCCTGGCCGAACTGACGGAGAAGATGGCCCGCGGCCGAGACGAGCTTGCGAAGGTCATCAAGAGGTCGTCTTTTCTGATCAACGGTGCTCCCGTGGGGAAGCGCGCCCACGACTCGGTGATCCTGGACGACGGGGCCACCGTCGAGGTCCTGCCCCCCTTCGCGGGCGGCTGA
- a CDS encoding DUF2993 domain-containing protein produces MRKLIVFLLLLAVVLIILDRVAVAGVQREVSRQVAARYRLDAAPTVTIEGIPFLTQAVAGRYDAVRLEIGRLTERGVELSDVTATLHGVNAPLTQLLQDPVNVQITVERVTGSVVIPRETIERRAPRGVKVSGDGEALTVSGEFLVNNVRIPVRATMEVEVVEGGVRLSPRKVTVAGGISVPPDVTRSLTYTIPIRDLPLNLEITGVRSVPDGLQVTGEAEDVPLR; encoded by the coding sequence ATGCGCAAGTTGATCGTCTTTCTGCTGCTTCTCGCCGTCGTCCTCATCATCCTCGACCGCGTCGCCGTCGCCGGCGTGCAACGCGAGGTCTCCCGCCAGGTCGCCGCGCGCTACCGCCTGGATGCCGCGCCCACCGTGACGATCGAGGGCATCCCCTTCCTCACCCAGGCGGTCGCCGGTCGCTACGACGCGGTAAGGCTGGAGATCGGACGGCTCACCGAGCGCGGGGTGGAGCTCTCCGACGTCACCGCCACCCTGCACGGCGTGAACGCACCGCTCACCCAGCTCCTTCAGGATCCCGTGAACGTGCAGATCACCGTCGAACGGGTGACCGGTTCCGTCGTGATCCCACGCGAGACGATCGAGCGCCGCGCCCCGCGCGGGGTGAAGGTGAGCGGCGACGGCGAGGCGCTCACCGTCAGCGGTGAATTCCTCGTCAACAACGTCAGGATCCCCGTGCGGGCCACCATGGAGGTCGAGGTCGTCGAGGGCGGGGTCCGGCTGTCCCCGCGGAAGGTCACCGTGGCCGGCGGCATCTCCGTACCGCCGGACGTCACCCGGTCGCTGACGTACACGATCCCGATCCGTGACCTCCCGCTCAACCTGGAGATCACCGGTGTGCGGAGCGTGCCGGACGGTCTGCAGGTGACGGGCGAGGCGGAAGATGTCCCGCTCCGATGA
- a CDS encoding sigma-70 family RNA polymerase sigma factor, whose protein sequence is MSPAGTADEQLLKALFDEHGGPLYGYALRLTGDPQRAEDVVQETLLRAWRHPDALAGRPVRAWLFTVARNLVVDQHRARRSRPPETGDDVLAVLPADDELERAVESWAVADALAALRPEHREVIMEVYYRGKTVREAAQALGIPGGTVKSRTYYALRALKLALEERGLAP, encoded by the coding sequence GTGAGCCCAGCCGGAACAGCCGACGAGCAGCTCCTCAAGGCGCTCTTCGACGAACACGGCGGGCCACTGTACGGCTACGCACTGCGCCTCACCGGTGATCCGCAACGGGCGGAGGACGTCGTGCAGGAAACCCTGCTGAGGGCATGGCGGCACCCTGACGCGCTGGCCGGCCGCCCGGTCCGCGCGTGGCTGTTCACCGTGGCCCGCAACCTCGTCGTCGACCAGCACCGCGCCCGCCGGTCGCGTCCACCGGAGACGGGCGACGACGTGCTCGCCGTGCTCCCCGCCGACGACGAGCTGGAACGGGCCGTGGAGTCGTGGGCCGTGGCCGACGCGCTGGCCGCGCTCCGTCCGGAGCACCGTGAGGTCATCATGGAGGTCTATTACCGGGGGAAGACCGTGAGGGAGGCGGCGCAGGCGCTGGGCATTCCGGGGGGAACCGTCAAGTCGCGCACGTACTACGCCCTGCGCGCGCTCAAGCTCGCGCTGGAAGAGCGAGGACTGGCGCCATGA
- a CDS encoding zf-HC2 domain-containing protein yields MTGPCERIRLSLGVHVLGALEPEERAEVEAHLAECAACRAEYEELAALPALLAKVSPDDVAHAVQPPSAVLDRLLAARVKRRRRARVVLVAAVGAVVLAAGGGVGAALFAQGLGETAVSAQADHESAAAGEGAGSGEDDVRVLRERDDSAGPAEEPARPSEEPAAPTEQPVPEEAGKPRSRSSAPAESPGPVMAAPDRRAAAEEGGVAARVLLYAGENGTTVAVTLTGVSSGAHGVLVAVGEDGSTETAASWRIADDTPRGTTFTGAVGLPPDRIDRVEVVTSGGEVLLRVPFES; encoded by the coding sequence ATGACAGGCCCATGCGAGCGGATCAGACTGTCGCTCGGCGTCCACGTGCTCGGAGCGCTGGAGCCCGAGGAGCGGGCGGAGGTCGAGGCGCACCTCGCCGAGTGCGCGGCGTGCCGCGCCGAGTACGAGGAGCTGGCGGCGCTGCCCGCACTGCTGGCGAAGGTGTCGCCGGACGACGTCGCGCACGCCGTGCAGCCGCCGAGCGCTGTGCTCGACCGGCTGCTCGCCGCCCGGGTGAAACGCCGCCGCAGGGCACGGGTCGTGCTGGTCGCGGCGGTGGGCGCGGTGGTCCTCGCGGCGGGCGGCGGGGTGGGGGCCGCGCTGTTCGCGCAAGGCCTCGGCGAGACCGCGGTGTCGGCGCAGGCGGACCACGAGAGCGCGGCGGCCGGTGAGGGCGCGGGGAGCGGTGAGGACGACGTGCGCGTCCTGCGCGAGCGGGACGATTCCGCGGGTCCCGCGGAGGAGCCCGCGCGGCCTTCGGAGGAGCCCGCGGCACCTACGGAGCAGCCCGTGCCGGAGGAGGCGGGCAAGCCCCGGTCTCGGTCCTCTGCACCGGCCGAAAGCCCCGGACCGGTCATGGCGGCCCCCGACCGCCGGGCCGCCGCCGAGGAGGGCGGGGTCGCCGCTCGGGTGCTGCTGTACGCCGGGGAGAACGGCACCACCGTGGCGGTCACGCTGACCGGGGTGTCCTCCGGTGCTCATGGCGTGCTGGTCGCGGTGGGTGAGGACGGCTCCACCGAAACGGCCGCGAGCTGGCGCATCGCAGACGACACCCCTCGCGGCACCACCTTCACCGGCGCCGTCGGTCTCCCGCCCGACCGCATCGACCGCGTCGAGGTCGTCACCTCCGGCGGCGAGGTGCTGCTGCGCGTCCCGTTCGAGAGCTGA
- a CDS encoding TlpA family protein disulfide reductase translates to MEEDAAPPETLSAADIGGELGERATLVHFSTAFCQPCRATRRVLADVAAMVPGVRHVEVDAESRLDLVRALGVVRTPTVLVLDADGRVVKRASGVPRKPDVVAALAAAVWAASQETDGT, encoded by the coding sequence CTGGAGGAGGACGCCGCGCCGCCCGAGACGCTGTCCGCCGCGGACATCGGCGGCGAGCTGGGCGAGCGGGCGACGCTCGTGCACTTCTCCACCGCCTTCTGCCAGCCGTGCCGGGCGACCAGAAGGGTGCTGGCCGACGTGGCGGCGATGGTGCCAGGCGTCCGGCATGTCGAGGTCGACGCGGAGTCCCGGCTCGACCTGGTGCGCGCTCTCGGCGTGGTGCGCACCCCCACCGTCCTGGTGCTCGACGCCGACGGCCGGGTGGTGAAACGGGCGAGCGGCGTGCCGCGTAAACCCGACGTCGTCGCCGCTCTCGCCGCCGCCGTGTGGGCCGCGTCTCAAGAAACGGACGGCACGTGA
- a CDS encoding putative leader peptide, translating into MDPRTELLTKRRAVDFCRVATALCPVS; encoded by the coding sequence GTGGATCCTAGGACAGAGCTGCTCACGAAGAGGCGCGCGGTCGACTTCTGCCGCGTGGCCACCGCTCTCTGTCCCGTCTCCTGA
- a CDS encoding sulfurtransferase, which translates to MSRSTVLVDADWVEANLDNPDVVIVEVDEDTSAYDKGHIRGAVKIDWKNDLQDPVRRDFVDKAGFEALLSDRGISNDHTVVLYGGNNNWFAAYAYWYFKLYGHRDVRLLDGGRKKWELDSRELVTEVPQRPKTQYRAQEQDRSIRAFRDDVVQAIGKLNLVDVRSPDEFTGKLLAPAHLPQEAAQRAGHVPTARNIPWSKAANDDGTFKSEEELRKLYSEAGVDFNKDTIAYCRIGERSAHTWFVLHELLGLPNVKNYDGSWTEYGSLVGVPIELGEAR; encoded by the coding sequence ATGAGCCGTTCCACCGTGCTGGTGGATGCCGACTGGGTGGAGGCCAACCTCGACAACCCCGACGTGGTCATCGTCGAGGTGGACGAGGACACCAGCGCCTACGACAAGGGCCACATCCGTGGCGCCGTGAAGATCGACTGGAAGAATGACCTGCAGGACCCCGTGCGCCGCGACTTCGTGGACAAGGCGGGGTTCGAGGCCCTGCTGTCGGACCGCGGGATCTCCAACGACCACACCGTGGTCCTCTACGGCGGCAACAACAACTGGTTCGCCGCCTACGCCTACTGGTACTTCAAGCTCTACGGGCACCGGGACGTGCGGCTGCTCGACGGTGGTCGTAAGAAGTGGGAGCTCGACTCCCGCGAGCTGGTCACCGAGGTGCCGCAGCGGCCCAAGACCCAGTACCGCGCCCAGGAGCAGGACCGCTCGATCCGCGCCTTCCGGGACGACGTGGTGCAGGCGATCGGCAAGCTGAACCTGGTCGACGTGCGCTCGCCCGACGAGTTCACCGGAAAGCTGCTCGCCCCGGCCCACCTGCCGCAGGAGGCGGCGCAGCGTGCCGGCCACGTGCCGACGGCCCGCAACATCCCGTGGTCGAAGGCGGCCAACGACGACGGCACCTTCAAGTCCGAGGAGGAGCTGCGCAAGCTGTACAGCGAGGCGGGTGTCGACTTCAACAAGGACACCATCGCCTACTGCCGTATCGGTGAGCGCTCCGCGCACACCTGGTTCGTGCTGCACGAGCTGCTCGGGCTGCCGAACGTGAAGAACTACGACGGTTCGTGGACCGAGTACGGTTCGCTCGTGGGTGTACCGATCGAGTTGGGGGAGGCCCGCTGA
- a CDS encoding DUF1416 domain-containing protein produces MTLSDGCGAPEQTIELPAGIDLSNQAVIQGKVSGAGPAYARLLDGSGEFTGEVVVSEEGIFRFFAAPGSWTVRIIAGGGVSKDVPVEAKLGEVAQVTVTV; encoded by the coding sequence ATGACGCTGAGCGACGGGTGCGGCGCGCCTGAGCAGACCATCGAGCTTCCAGCAGGCATCGATCTGTCCAACCAGGCGGTGATCCAGGGCAAGGTGTCCGGAGCCGGTCCCGCCTACGCCCGGCTGCTCGACGGATCCGGCGAGTTCACCGGCGAGGTCGTGGTGTCGGAGGAGGGCATCTTCCGCTTCTTCGCCGCTCCCGGGTCGTGGACCGTCCGCATCATCGCTGGTGGCGGCGTGTCCAAGGACGTTCCGGTCGAGGCCAAGCTGGGTGAGGTGGCCCAGGTGACGGTCACCGTCTGA
- a CDS encoding ATP-binding protein, whose product MQQDVSPPETSRALSGPWYRVQAITAPSRSSSAEWDFVTVLPAVLSAAQRNRPFVIGWLSRGSGTPLELITNAGPLTPPRPPRRAVVANTEPAPAGPQPLLFPGGSRGTPIGDEWLDDLADLIWTLCPGRQAPPLGVRREPDLDEVKLPTLFESTLVTLMSRPFAWLVVAEPTDLLDAEVSHLRTQLNVLRQYGDASERSRFDAERAERRMQELDAFREAGLWNVRVLAGAASPDELRQIAPVLVGSVEMSHHPYRLRSAMPVSTRDDRLMYRFADALTATLEDPTDGAAAPFAATAGALAALAGLPRREVPGVRVLDAGFFDVTSEADGRAPAGASIDLGAIVDGQDRAVGTFRVPLATLNRHAFITGATGSGKSQSVRHLLEQLTAAGIPWLAIEPAKSEYAAMAGRIEHLAPLTVINPSAPDNVPFSINPLAPEPGYPVQAHIDMVRALFMAAFDAEEPFPQIMSLALQRVYEANGWDVVTGGGIPGAAVRPAVPTLEQLQAHAMDVIREIGYGREVQADVEGFIMLRLRSLRVGSAGRFFEGGHPADIGGLLRRNVVLAIEDVANDEDKAFLMGTLIIRIVEHLRMRARQERTSELRHVIVIEEAHRLLRDRGEGRASTHAVELLAGMLAEIRAYGEGIVVAEQIPTKLVSDVVKNTALKVVHRLPAEDDRRLVGAAMNLSEEQSRQVVSLQPGTAAVFADGMDRPLRVRVPLGEDRERPLPGPPPPIHGRRSAACGAQCREGRACTLVELREADLLADAPEWAWLRIWTDTLVLAHCVDRTLPGAPRALAEMWAKSPARRRECLLATLVERSVNRRAWALRTLFDPNLLTEQVAAVAVRLLDPVDGPRKRGERPGPRWVIPQLRWLHEVERLFPYGHPAPDLRAPAPPMEYALFGPDSAQAPPYTGNGQGPATGGRTELLGHRAKALRHHPLSMEVDRNRALAWRAILGDDDHEQIQRDIMTVAIGVDPRDRLRHVAQTMAAGWLETVLSWPRRFVAPFEGDAEGDAEIAFAE is encoded by the coding sequence ATGCAGCAAGACGTATCGCCCCCGGAAACGTCTCGCGCGCTGAGCGGGCCGTGGTACCGCGTTCAGGCGATCACCGCCCCTTCCCGTAGCTCCTCCGCCGAATGGGACTTCGTCACGGTTCTGCCGGCCGTGCTGTCCGCTGCTCAGCGGAACCGCCCGTTCGTGATCGGGTGGCTGTCGCGTGGCTCAGGGACACCCCTGGAACTGATCACGAACGCGGGGCCGCTGACCCCGCCCCGACCGCCGAGACGGGCCGTCGTGGCGAACACCGAGCCCGCACCGGCCGGGCCGCAGCCGCTGCTGTTCCCCGGCGGCTCCCGGGGCACGCCGATCGGCGACGAGTGGCTGGACGACCTCGCCGATCTGATCTGGACGCTGTGCCCGGGGCGTCAGGCGCCGCCGCTGGGCGTGCGCCGCGAGCCCGACCTGGACGAGGTCAAGCTGCCGACCCTGTTCGAGTCGACGCTCGTCACGTTGATGTCGCGGCCGTTCGCCTGGCTGGTGGTGGCCGAACCGACCGACCTGCTCGACGCCGAGGTGTCTCACCTGCGCACCCAGCTCAACGTGCTGCGCCAGTACGGCGACGCGTCCGAGCGCAGCCGCTTCGACGCCGAGCGCGCCGAGCGGCGCATGCAGGAACTGGACGCCTTCCGCGAGGCGGGCCTGTGGAACGTGCGGGTGCTGGCCGGCGCGGCGAGCCCTGACGAGCTGCGGCAGATCGCGCCGGTGCTGGTCGGCTCGGTGGAGATGAGCCACCACCCCTACCGGCTGCGCAGCGCGATGCCGGTCTCCACCCGCGACGACCGCTTGATGTACCGGTTCGCCGACGCGCTGACCGCGACGTTGGAGGATCCGACGGACGGCGCCGCCGCCCCGTTCGCCGCCACCGCCGGAGCGCTCGCCGCGTTGGCCGGGCTGCCCCGCCGTGAGGTGCCGGGCGTGCGGGTGCTGGACGCGGGGTTCTTCGACGTGACCAGCGAGGCCGACGGCCGTGCGCCCGCGGGCGCGTCCATCGACCTGGGGGCGATCGTGGACGGCCAGGACCGCGCGGTCGGCACGTTCCGGGTGCCGCTGGCGACGCTCAACCGGCACGCGTTCATCACCGGCGCCACCGGCTCGGGCAAATCGCAGTCCGTGCGTCACCTGCTGGAGCAGCTCACCGCCGCGGGCATCCCGTGGCTGGCCATCGAACCGGCCAAGTCGGAGTACGCCGCGATGGCCGGGCGGATCGAGCATCTCGCCCCGCTCACCGTGATCAATCCTTCGGCGCCGGACAACGTGCCGTTCAGCATCAACCCGCTCGCTCCCGAGCCGGGTTACCCGGTGCAGGCGCACATCGACATGGTCCGGGCGCTGTTCATGGCGGCCTTCGACGCCGAGGAGCCGTTCCCGCAGATCATGTCGCTGGCGCTGCAGCGGGTGTATGAGGCGAACGGCTGGGACGTCGTCACCGGCGGTGGCATCCCCGGCGCGGCGGTACGGCCGGCCGTGCCGACCCTGGAGCAGCTGCAGGCGCACGCGATGGACGTCATCCGCGAGATCGGTTACGGCCGGGAGGTGCAGGCGGACGTCGAGGGTTTCATCATGCTGCGCCTGCGCAGCCTCCGGGTGGGCAGCGCGGGCCGGTTCTTCGAGGGCGGTCACCCCGCCGACATCGGAGGCCTGCTACGGCGCAACGTCGTGCTCGCCATAGAGGACGTCGCCAACGACGAGGACAAGGCGTTCCTCATGGGCACCTTGATCATCCGCATCGTGGAGCATCTGCGGATGCGCGCCCGCCAGGAGCGCACCAGCGAACTGCGGCACGTCATCGTGATCGAGGAGGCGCACCGGCTGCTGCGTGACCGCGGCGAGGGCCGGGCCAGCACCCACGCGGTGGAGCTGCTGGCGGGGATGCTCGCCGAGATCCGTGCTTACGGCGAGGGCATCGTCGTCGCCGAGCAGATCCCCACCAAGCTCGTCTCCGACGTGGTGAAGAACACCGCGCTCAAGGTCGTCCACCGGTTGCCCGCCGAAGACGACCGGCGGCTGGTCGGCGCGGCGATGAACCTCAGCGAGGAGCAGTCACGGCAGGTGGTGTCCCTGCAGCCGGGCACCGCGGCGGTGTTCGCCGACGGGATGGACCGGCCGCTGCGGGTCAGGGTGCCGCTGGGCGAGGACCGCGAGCGCCCGCTGCCCGGCCCGCCGCCGCCGATCCACGGCCGCCGCTCGGCCGCCTGCGGCGCGCAGTGTCGTGAGGGAAGGGCGTGCACGCTGGTCGAGCTGCGCGAGGCCGATCTGCTCGCGGACGCGCCCGAGTGGGCGTGGCTGCGGATCTGGACCGACACGCTCGTGCTCGCCCACTGCGTCGACCGCACCCTGCCCGGTGCGCCGCGGGCGCTGGCCGAGATGTGGGCGAAATCGCCCGCGCGGCGGCGCGAATGCCTCCTGGCCACGCTGGTGGAGCGGAGCGTCAACCGCCGCGCTTGGGCGCTGCGCACGCTGTTCGACCCCAACCTGCTCACCGAGCAGGTGGCGGCCGTGGCGGTGCGCCTGCTGGACCCGGTTGACGGGCCGCGTAAGCGGGGGGAGCGGCCGGGCCCGCGCTGGGTGATCCCCCAGCTGCGCTGGCTGCACGAGGTGGAACGGCTCTTCCCGTACGGGCATCCAGCCCCCGACCTGCGGGCGCCGGCGCCGCCGATGGAGTACGCGCTGTTCGGGCCCGACTCGGCGCAGGCCCCGCCGTACACGGGGAACGGGCAGGGACCGGCCACGGGGGGCCGCACCGAGCTGCTCGGCCACCGCGCCAAGGCGCTGCGGCACCATCCGCTGTCCATGGAGGTGGACCGCAACCGGGCGCTCGCGTGGCGGGCGATCCTGGGCGACGACGACCACGAGCAGATCCAGCGGGACATCATGACGGTCGCGATCGGCGTCGATCCGCGCGACCGGTTGCGGCACGTCGCGCAGACCATGGCCGCGGGCTGGCTGGAGACCGTCCTGTCCTGGCCGCGCCGGTTCGTGGCGCCCTTCGAGGGGGATGCGGAGGGCGACGCGGAGATCGCCTTCGCCGAGTGA
- a CDS encoding MurT ligase domain-containing protein: MSHLPLRAQVASALGRTAATLSRMTGQGDGSVIGGRVGLVLEPELLSILARNRKLVLVSATNGKTTTTRLIASALAELGDVATNAFGANMPAGHVSALSQNKHAPNGVLEVDEKYLPEVLDKTRAEFVCLMNLSRDQMDRSAEIWLLAKKWRTAVQGSSTHVIANCDDPLVTWGASSADRVTWVAAGQRWKEDSWCCPECGGPLDRKDADWACRECPLRRPQPQWVLDGDAVIDPYGQRWPLRIQLPGLANRANAAMALAVAALYGVSPDRALPRLAEVKSVAGRYTMVERNGRQARLLLAKNPAGWLEAFDVTDPSLPVILSVNAQVPDGRDTSWLWDVDYRILAGRPVFVTGERRLDLALRLYVAGVPFQLMDGFEQALAVVPPGRVDVIANYTAFQQIRAEFGRAV, from the coding sequence ATGAGTCACCTTCCGCTCAGGGCGCAGGTCGCCAGCGCGCTCGGCCGGACCGCCGCCACGCTGTCGCGGATGACCGGCCAGGGTGACGGCTCGGTGATCGGCGGCCGGGTCGGCCTGGTGCTGGAGCCCGAGCTGCTGAGCATCCTCGCGCGGAATCGCAAGCTCGTGCTGGTCAGCGCGACGAACGGCAAGACGACCACCACCCGGCTGATCGCCTCTGCGCTCGCCGAGCTGGGTGACGTGGCCACCAACGCGTTCGGCGCCAACATGCCGGCCGGCCACGTGTCGGCGCTCTCCCAGAACAAGCACGCCCCCAACGGCGTGCTGGAGGTGGACGAGAAGTACCTCCCGGAGGTTCTGGACAAGACCCGCGCCGAGTTCGTGTGCCTGATGAACCTCAGCCGCGACCAGATGGACCGCTCGGCCGAGATCTGGCTGCTGGCCAAGAAGTGGCGCACGGCCGTGCAGGGCTCGTCCACCCACGTCATCGCCAACTGTGACGATCCCCTGGTGACCTGGGGCGCGAGCAGCGCCGACCGGGTGACATGGGTGGCCGCCGGGCAGCGGTGGAAGGAAGACTCCTGGTGTTGCCCCGAGTGCGGCGGCCCGCTGGACCGCAAGGACGCCGACTGGGCCTGCCGCGAGTGCCCCCTTCGCCGTCCGCAGCCCCAGTGGGTGCTCGACGGCGACGCGGTGATCGACCCGTACGGGCAGCGCTGGCCGCTGCGCATCCAGCTGCCGGGCCTGGCCAACCGCGCCAACGCCGCGATGGCGCTGGCCGTGGCCGCGCTGTACGGCGTGTCGCCGGATCGGGCGCTGCCCCGGCTCGCCGAGGTCAAGTCGGTCGCCGGCCGCTACACCATGGTCGAACGCAACGGCCGGCAGGCCCGGCTGCTGCTGGCGAAGAACCCGGCGGGCTGGTTGGAGGCGTTCGACGTCACCGATCCGTCCCTGCCGGTGATCCTGTCGGTCAACGCCCAGGTGCCCGACGGCCGCGACACCTCCTGGCTGTGGGACGTCGACTATCGCATCCTCGCCGGCAGGCCGGTGTTCGTCACCGGCGAGCGTCGGTTGGATCTCGCGCTGCGGCTCTACGTCGCGGGCGTTCCGTTCCAGCTCATGGACGGCTTCGAGCAGGCGCTGGCCGTCGTGCCGCCCGGCCGGGTCGACGTGATCGCCAACTACACAGCATTCCAGCAGATCCGAGCGGAGTTCGGCCGTGCAGTCTGA
- a CDS encoding type 1 glutamine amidotransferase, with translation MQSESALRLVWIYPDLLSTYGDQGNVLVLEQRARSRGIPVETVHVRSADPVPETGDIYLIGGGEDRPQILAAERLRRDGGLQRAVARGAALLAVCAGYQIMGTVFSGDEGQPVSGIGLLDISSHRGEARAVGELVAEADPALGLPKLTGFENHMGVTKLGQGVTPLSRTVRGVGNGDGTEGCYAGRVVGTYLHGPALARNPALADLLLGWVVGALAPIDDTWYDRLREERLNAVLSD, from the coding sequence GTGCAGTCTGAGAGCGCCCTGCGGCTTGTCTGGATCTATCCCGACCTGCTGAGCACCTACGGAGACCAGGGCAACGTGCTGGTGCTGGAGCAGCGGGCCCGTAGCCGCGGCATCCCCGTCGAGACCGTCCACGTCCGTTCGGCCGACCCGGTGCCGGAGACCGGCGACATCTATCTGATCGGGGGCGGCGAGGACCGTCCGCAGATCCTGGCCGCCGAGCGCCTGCGCCGGGACGGCGGGCTGCAGCGTGCCGTCGCGCGCGGCGCGGCCCTGCTGGCGGTCTGCGCCGGCTACCAGATCATGGGCACGGTGTTCAGCGGAGATGAGGGCCAGCCGGTGTCCGGCATCGGCCTGCTGGACATCTCCAGCCACCGGGGCGAGGCGCGCGCGGTCGGCGAGCTGGTCGCGGAGGCCGATCCGGCGCTCGGTCTGCCCAAGCTGACCGGCTTCGAGAACCACATGGGCGTCACCAAGCTCGGCCAGGGGGTGACCCCGCTCTCGCGGACGGTGCGCGGCGTCGGCAACGGCGACGGCACGGAGGGATGCTATGCGGGCCGCGTCGTCGGCACGTACCTGCACGGTCCGGCCCTCGCCCGCAATCCCGCCCTGGCCGATCTGCTGTTGGGCTGGGTCGTCGGTGCGCTGGCCCCGATCGACGACACGTGGTACGACCGCCTGCGCGAGGAGCGCCTGAACGCCGTCCTGTCCGACTAG
- a CDS encoding DsrE family protein — protein MARSLVIKVTAGADAPERCNQAFTVAAAALASGVSVSLWLTGEASWFALPGRAKEFSLPHAAPLSDLLDAVLTAGKVTLCTQCAARRDITVDDVIEGVRIAGAPAFVEEVTAEGVQALVY, from the coding sequence ATGGCACGATCACTGGTGATCAAAGTGACCGCAGGCGCGGACGCGCCTGAGCGCTGCAATCAGGCGTTCACCGTCGCCGCGGCGGCCCTGGCGAGCGGCGTCTCGGTATCGCTGTGGCTGACCGGCGAGGCGTCGTGGTTCGCGCTCCCCGGGCGGGCCAAGGAGTTCTCCCTCCCCCACGCCGCCCCCCTGTCCGACCTGCTCGACGCGGTGCTCACCGCGGGCAAGGTGACCCTGTGCACCCAGTGCGCCGCCCGCCGCGACATCACCGTGGACGACGTCATCGAGGGCGTGCGCATCGCGGGCGCGCCCGCGTTCGTCGAAGAGGTGACGGCCGAAGGGGTCCAGGCGCTGGTCTACTGA
- a CDS encoding GIDE domain-containing protein, translated as MIAIRILLLLSGIALLAWAYYEVYRQKVMAATPTIGAGDVGNVIDSEREVRIEVQGTAAAGPSGVLRSPLTETPCVWHRTRISRKYTQWETDSDGRRKQVTKEETVYDSSTGKPFWVRDVSGQVLLYPDGQRPDGARRSLNRYEGVRGPLYRQAKSQGIGLPGFANSTKGYRFQEWVLAEGVPIYALGAATLVRGQPAIRKPSRPPYIISTYSEQEVARRSRLIAAVFSVLGTLLVVGTVVWWIAEPTA; from the coding sequence ATGATTGCTATACGAATTCTGCTGCTGCTTTCCGGGATCGCTCTCCTCGCCTGGGCGTACTACGAGGTCTACCGGCAGAAGGTGATGGCCGCGACGCCCACCATCGGGGCCGGAGACGTCGGCAACGTCATCGACAGCGAACGCGAGGTCCGGATCGAGGTCCAGGGGACGGCGGCGGCCGGTCCCTCCGGCGTGCTCCGCTCGCCGCTCACCGAAACCCCCTGCGTCTGGCACCGGACACGCATCAGCCGCAAGTACACCCAGTGGGAGACCGACAGCGACGGCCGCCGCAAGCAGGTGACCAAGGAGGAGACCGTCTACGACTCCAGCACCGGCAAACCGTTCTGGGTCCGTGACGTGAGCGGGCAGGTGCTGCTGTACCCCGACGGTCAGCGGCCCGACGGCGCCAGGCGCTCGCTGAACAGGTACGAGGGCGTCCGCGGCCCGCTCTACCGGCAGGCGAAGTCGCAGGGGATCGGGCTGCCCGGGTTCGCCAACTCCACCAAGGGCTACCGCTTCCAGGAGTGGGTCCTGGCCGAGGGGGTGCCGATCTACGCGCTCGGCGCCGCCACGCTCGTCCGCGGACAGCCCGCCATCCGCAAGCCGAGCAGACCGCCGTACATCATCTCCACCTACAGCGAACAGGAGGTGGCGCGCAGGTCGCGGTTGATCGCCGCGGTGTTCTCGGTGCTCGGCACGCTGCTCGTGGTGGGCACGGTCGTATGGTGGATCGCCGAGCCCACGGCGTAG